A part of bacterium genomic DNA contains:
- a CDS encoding sugar phosphate isomerase/epimerase, translated as MIPISIQLYTVREYAEKDFRGALKTLADIGYTGVETAGLHGFPTTEVKNWLDEYGLVCSSAHSGIEFTSDAVDEIVATAKTLGYNYLIGGVGEWGTVANVDKNVATCRASAALVKPFGMKVGVHNHWLELDVLENGKIGLDYFLEQNPDAFSELDIYWACNFGLVDVPAFIARNKKDLDLLHIKDGTLERNIPHTAVGKGKVPIVDCLKAADPNVTKWAVVELDECATDMWQAVKDSYDFLTSTGLVSGNK; from the coding sequence ATGATCCCTATTAGCATTCAACTGTACACAGTAAGAGAGTACGCAGAGAAAGATTTCCGCGGCGCACTTAAAACACTCGCCGACATCGGCTACACTGGCGTTGAGACTGCCGGTCTTCATGGCTTCCCAACCACTGAAGTCAAGAACTGGCTGGACGAGTATGGACTGGTCTGCTCCTCAGCGCATAGCGGTATTGAGTTTACTAGTGATGCCGTTGATGAGATAGTCGCCACTGCCAAGACCCTTGGCTACAACTATCTCATTGGTGGTGTGGGTGAATGGGGTACCGTTGCTAACGTTGATAAGAACGTAGCCACATGCCGCGCTTCCGCCGCTTTGGTCAAGCCCTTCGGTATGAAAGTCGGCGTTCACAACCACTGGTTAGAACTCGACGTACTTGAAAACGGTAAGATCGGCCTCGACTACTTCCTCGAGCAGAACCCAGACGCATTCAGTGAGCTTGATATCTACTGGGCCTGTAACTTCGGCCTCGTCGATGTTCCTGCGTTCATCGCAAGGAATAAGAAGGACTTAGACCTTCTTCACATCAAGGACGGAACACTCGAACGTAACATCCCCCATACTGCCGTTGGCAAGGGTAAAGTTCCCATCGTCGACTGCCTTAAAGCTGCCGACCCCAACGTCACCAAGTGGGCCGTTGTTGAACTAGACGAATGCGCCACCGACATGTGGCAAGCCGTCAAGGACAGCTACGACTTCTTAACCAGCACCGGTCTGGTCTCGGGTAACAAGTAA